The following are encoded together in the Candidatus Cloacimonadota bacterium genome:
- a CDS encoding transcriptional repressor — protein MGKQEYLNILRKNNLKITPKRAAILELFLNEQKFFTPREIRSSLQTDFEHLGLPT, from the coding sequence ATGGGAAAACAGGAATACTTGAATATTTTAAGGAAAAATAACCTGAAAATAACTCCCAAACGCGCTGCCATTCTCGAATTATTTCTCAATGAACAGAAATTTTTTACACCCCGGGAAATCCGGTCTTCATTACAAACTGATTTCGAGCATCTTGGTTTGCCGACT